From Stenotrophomonas sp. SAU14A_NAIMI4_8:
CCAGCGCCAGTTCGGACAGGCCGAAATCGGCGCTGACCATTTCCAGCGTATCGGCCGCGCTCCCCCACCCCGGTGCTCCTTCGGGCATGTAGTTCAGCGCCAGCCACTGGTCCAGGCCCGGGCGCTGGCCCACGCACAACACCGGGCAACCACGCGTGTCGAGATCGCGCGCGGTCGGAACGGTCGCGGCCTTCTTAAGCGAGGCGTAGGCACGCTGCAGATCGAAACTGCGCCCGCCGAACGCATGGATGGCCGCCACCGACGGCGGCGATGGATCGCCGTTCATCACGCCGGTGGCGCCGGTGATGTGGGTCCAGCGATCCCACACCCCGCCGTTCTGGTCGGCCTGGTTGAGCAGCGACTGCGCCACGTCCGAGCCCACCTGCGGCTGCAGCAGGGTCAGCAGCTGCAGCTGCGAACGGTAGACATCCCAGCCCGAGTAATTGGCGTACTGCGCCTGCTGCCGCTTGGCCAGCGCGTGCACCCTGCCGTCCATGCCGCGGTAACGCCCATCGGCATCGCTGTGCAGGTTGGGCGCCAGCATGGCGTGGTACAGCGCGGTGTAGAACACGGTCCGCTCATCGGGCGTGCCACCCTGCACCCGCACCTGGCCCAGCAGGTCATTCCACTTCGCACGCGTGGCGGCCTGGGTGGCGGCCACCGTGGTGCCCTGCGGACTCTCGCGGCGCAGGTTGGCCCGCGCGCCGGCTTCATCCACGTAGGAAATGCCGATGCGTGCGGTCACCACCGGCGTGCGCGTGGCATCGAAACTGATCCAGCCACCCGCGCCCTTGCCGGCCGGTGGGTGGCCCTTGCTGCCATAGGTGGTGCCGCCGCCGCCCTCGCGTGCGCCGGCCTGCACGGTGTCATCGCGCCAGGTGCCCCCCACCTCGAAGGGCTGGTCGAACTCGGCCACGAAATGCAGGGTGTAGTAGCTCTCGCGGCGATCTTCAGCCAGATAGCCGCAGAAGTTGCCGCTGGTGACCGAACCGCGCACGGTGCGCGTGGACGGGTCGATGATGAGGGTCGAATCGCTGCTGCCCACTTCGCTGTCGGAGGTGCGGAACAACAGGTTGGCCGGCTTGTCGGCCGGGAACTGGAACTGGCCGACCGCGGTGCGCGCCGTGGCCGCCAGGCTGACCGCCACCCCGTTGTCCAGGGTGAGTGTGTAGGCGCCGGGGCTGGCCGATTCCTTACGGTGGTCCAGCAGGCTGGTGTAACGCATGCCGGCATCGGCTGAAGACGGCGACAGCTCTACCGGCAGCGTGACCGGCATGAGCGGAATATCGCCGCTGGCACCGGTACAGCCGGTTCCATTGACGTGGGTCAGGCTGAAACCGCGCACGCCGTTGCTGCGCCACTCGTAGCCACCGGGGGCGGCAATGGGAAAACGCTTGCCTGGCAGCGCGGTCATTTCCGGGCTGAAGGCCACCATGCCGAAGGGCACCGTGGGCCCCGGGTAGACGTTGCCGGCGTTGGTGGTGCCGATGAAAGGATTGACCTCGGCGGCCAGGTCCTGTGCGGGCGCCCTGGCGGCCAGCAGCGGCAGCGGGGACAGCGTCAACACTGCGGAAACGACGACCAGCAACGAACGGGACATCGACAACTCCAGTGGAAGGTGGCACGCACGCGCCTTGAATCACTGAGAGTAGTACGCGCTGAGCGCCCTGCGACGGGCCGGAGGTCATGGTTGGCGGTACCCGGTCACGATCGCGGCCATCGGGCCGCGCGCCGATCAGTACAACGTGCCCAGCTTGAACAACGGCAGGTAGGCGGCAAACAGGGCGAGCGGAGTTGCCAGCATCACCGCCACGCTGCCGATCAACGCCGACAGCCGCGCACGTCCTGCCAGCCAGGCGGCAACCACCAGCGCTGGACCCAGCCAGGCCAGCCCGTAATTGTTGGCAAACAGCTGGGTGATCAGCGGCAGCGGCTGGCCCGCTTCGGCAAACCGCTCAACGAACTGCGGGATCGCAAACCGGCCCAGCGCGGTGCAACCCACGGCGGCTGTGCCGCTGGACAACAGGCCGATCAGCAGCCATCCCCATCCTGAGATTTTCTGCACAGCCTTTGTCATGAGTATCCGTGGCAAGAAGGGCCGCCCTGGGGCGGCCCTGTTTACAGCAGTCGAGCGAGCTCGACTCTACAAAGGCAGTCGAGCGAGCTCGACGTTACCGGGCGTTCTTCACGTAGGTGTCGAACCAGTTCAGCATTTCCGATACCAGCTGTTCGTTCGATTCCAGCGCGGTGTACCAGTGCGGCTCGTTGGGCAGCATGACCAGGCGGGTGGTACCACCATTGCCACGGATCGCCTGGTACAGCTTGCGCGACTGGAACGGTTCGGTGCCCGGGTTGGCATCGTCCTCGCCGTGTACCAGCAGCAGCGGCAGCTTGATCTTGTCGGCGTAGAAGAACGGCGAGGCCTTCAGGTACACGTCCTGCGCCTGCCACACCGACCGACGCTCGTTCTGGAAGCCGAACGGGGTGAAGGTCTTGTTGTACGAGCCGCTGGTCGCCACACCGGCCTTGAACAGGTTGGTGTGGGCGATCAGGTTGGCGGTCATCAGACCGCCGTGGCTGTGGCCGGTCACACCGATACGGTTGCGGTCGACCACGCCCATGTCCACGGCCTTGTCCACCGCCGCCTTGGCGTCGGCTTCCAGCTGCTCCAGGTAGGTGTCATAGGCAGTCTTGGGATCGCCGACGATCGGGAACGAGGCATTGTCGATGATCGCGTAACCGGCCAGCAGCATCAGCCGGTAGGGCTGCAGGCGGGTGAAGGTCTGCTGCGAACCGGACACCTGCCCGGCCTGCGCGGCATTGGCGAAGTCCGCCGGATAGGCATACAGGATGGCCGGCACGCGCTGGCCTTCCTTGTAGCCCGGCGGGGTGTACAGGGTGAAGGACAGATCCACGCCATCGGCGCGCTTGTAGGTCACCAGCTGCTTCTTGATCTGCCGCACTTCCGGGGTCGGGTCGGTCAGCGTGGTCAGTGCGGTGGCAGTGGAGGCGAACTGCGCCTCGCCTTCTTTCGCAGCGGCCACCGCTTCACCCTGCTGGCGCACGAAGGCATTCGGCGGGTCCATCACCGACTGGTGCCAGGTCAGGTAGCGGCCGGGCGTGTTGCTGAAACCAAGGAACTGCTCGTAGGCATCGGCATCGCTGCGGAACAGGCGCTCGCTCTTCAGCGAACCCAGGTCCAGGCGGTCCAGGAACGGGCGGTCACCCTGCGGCGAAGCCCCCTGCCCGCGCAGGAACACGAAATTGCCTTCCTGGCGCACCACGGCCGCACCGTTGGGCAGGCGCTTGAACACCAGGTTGCCCGGATCGCCGTACAGCTCATCGCTGGACATGTCCCACAGCAGGCGACCTTCCTTCTTCGGCTGGTCGACATCAACGATGCGGGTCTGCACCCAGTGCCGGTTCTCATCATTCTCGAACAGGAACGACACGGCCGGGTCGGCCGACCAGGCCAGGCCTTCGAACCGCTGCGCGGTGCGGGCGATCTCCACCGGCTTGCCGTTGAACGGCGCCTTCAGCATCAGCACACGGTCGCGGTGCGGCACAGTCACCTTCCAGTCGCCCTTGTCCAGCGCTTCGGCATAGACCAGGGTGGCCGGATCGGTGGAGCGCCAGTCAAAACCGCGCGGGCCTTCGGGCACGCCGTGCACCGGCACGCGGTCGGCCAGCGGCAGGCTGGCGATGGCGGTGCTCTTGCCACTGGTGATGTCCAGCACCGCCACATCGTTGGCGAAGCGCTGGTAGGTGACCGCATGCGAGAACGGCGGCTTGATCGATTCGGTCAGCACGTGCACGCCATCGGGCGCCGCGCTCACGTCGTTGAAGATCGCGGCGCTGCCCACCGGGCGCACCTGGCCGCTGGCGGTGTCGACCACGGCCAGCTGCGAAGCGCCGTAGTACGCGAACAGCTTTTCATCGTGCACGCTGGTCAGCGTATCGCGGGCCTCGTAGGTGCTGCTTTCGCCACTGCTGCCCAGCGATTCCTGTGCATCCGGGCCGGTCGGCACGCCGCCGTTGGACGGCGCGGCGCCCTGGTTGGCCGGCACCAGCTTCACCAGCAGGTTGTTGCTGCCGCCCAGCCACTGCACGGTGCTGCCGAAGATCGGGTTCAGCTGCACGCCCGGCACCTGCTTGACCTGGCCGGTGGCGGCGTCGCCCACCCACAGCTGCACGCTGTCGGCCACCGCATTCTGGAACGCGAAATGGCGGCCGTCGGCCGACCACTGCGCGCCGCCGGCGCAGCCCTGCGGCAGCGTCACCGGGGTGGTCTTGCCGCTGGCGATCTCCACCACGCTGAAGTCGGCCACGCAGGCCGGAATGCCGTAACCACCGGGAGTGTCATGGCGGCTGCGGTTCTTCGGCTCCAGACGCACGCCGGCCAGCTTCAGGTAGGGCTGGGCCACGCGGGCGATGGACGGATAGGTCTGTGCGGTGGTCAGCAACAGGCGCTGGCCGCTGGGGTCCACGCTGGGAACCGGCGGCGGCGGTGCCTTCAGCACCTTGAGCAGTTGTTCTGGCGGCTTTGCGTAATCGGCAAGTGCCGGGCCGGCGGCCAGCAGGCCGAAGGAAGCAACGGCGATGGCCGCTGCCAGTGACGTACGACGAATGAGCATCCTCAACCCCTGGGTTCGATCCGGTGCCCGTGCTATGGGCATGCACCGAATCTAGCACCCCGGCCCCGCCCGTCCATGGGCCGGAAGCAATGCACGCCCGGCATGGCCCGGCGCTACCACGGGCGTTGGCAACCTCCGGTAGCGCCGGGCCATGCCCGGCGAAACGGGGTCGGTGTTTTACTGCTGGGCGTGCAGATCCCAGGTGGTCAGGTAATCGGGGTCCACCACGATGGCGCCCCCGGTACGCAGCTGATACTCGCCCGGCTCGGCCGGCCGGTACTGGTCCAGCATCGGTGGCAGATAATGCTCGTGGCCATCGTCCTCGTCGGCCAGCACCACGCCCTCTTCGGCGCTGATGCGCAGCACGGTACCTGAATACTGCTGCTGATCGCGCATCTGGCCATCACCGCCATAACGGGTGATGCCGACCAATACCACCTTGCCGATCATCTGCCGCGCCTTGGCGTTGTCCAGTGGCGGCAGCATGGGAATGGATTCGTCGCTCATCGGTGCACCTCCAAAGCCTGCAAGTACATCGTGGAAACGCTTGAAGGATGGCAGCTTGCGTACACCACGGCCATCCTGGCCGGTTCAGTCTCCCCACGGCTCGATGCTGCCATCGGCTGCGGCAGGGGGAAGTGAAGATCGGGTCCAATGCAGGGACACGGGTACTGGCAGACAGCGGCCGTTACGTTCGGTGCCGATGCTGCGCGACCTCCGGTAAGTTCACCCACTGCAGGAAGCACAGCTGAAGCCCCACGCATTCATACGGCCGTGGTCACTCCGACAGCAGCAGCCGACTCTGCTGGCTCAGCGCAGCAACGCCCGCGACGGCCAGTCGAAAGCCCGCTCGTGCAGCGCGAAAAAGGTAGTTGGCAGCGTGATCGACAGGCACGCGAGGCCTGACTGCAGCGCCGTTGGGCTGCAGGGACGCAGGCCGTCGAAACGCGTTGCATGCAGACGCTCCTGCGGCGTGTAGGTCAGCGCATAGTCGTAGTCGTATGACCCACCGAACGTTGATGCGGTGTAGAACATCACCGGCTGCTGCAGGCGGTGCGACAGATCGCGCAACCACATACGGAAGGTATCCGGCGCATCCAGGCCGCGCATGTCCACCTGCGTGATATAGGCCTGGAGCTGCGCGCCGACAGTTGCATCGGCCGGCGCCGCGCCTGCGTCCGGCAGCAGCCCGGTCCAGTGCACCGCACCCGGCGTGCGCCCGGACTGACTCCCCTCCGGACTGCCCACACCGCGGAGCACCAGCAGGCCCGACTTGCCAACTTCGTGGCGATGCAAGCTCTGCGTCCAGCACGATGCAACCGGGTCCTTCACCACGTATGCCAGGTGCGCGAACGACGATGACGCAGCCCAAGCCATCGCCCGCGCTGTCGCAGCCAGATAGATTTCGTCAACACCCCACGCCATCGCATTGCTCCATTCCGTTGCCAACCGCGTACGCACGTCGCGACGGGGGGCTTAAACGTAAACTGCGCACACCGCATCGATCAACCATCGTCATGCAGAGAAGCAAACGATTGCTCATTGCCTCTTCAACGGCAACGCGCGATGCTCAGAAAAGCTCCCTCAGAGAGACCGGAATCATGACTTTTAGACGGCAACCCGCACGCCTCTGCGCGGTGATTCTGATCATGCTCTCAAGCTTTTGCAGCCGCTATTCAGAGGCGCACGAAAGCAAGAGCCCAGCAAGGATGGCCAGCGCCACAGCGCCTACAGCGCATTCTCCACTGGCTGCTGATCAGCTGTTGAGAAGGGTTGTAGAACTTGCTGCCAGCGTTTCATCCCCGAATGAAATAGACAGAGAAACGCTTGCATCCATGCTCGGCTCGCCCGCGGAAGATCTCGGCGATGGCCGCGTTGGCTACAGCGACAGAGTCGGATCAGACTGGACGTTCGCACTGGAGCTTTCCGGAAATGTAAGGACGGGCAAGCGCCTGGACCTCGATTTCTTTGATTCGACGCCCTCAAGGTCTGCCAGCACTGACGCAATCTGCGCAATGGATTTTGAGCAGGCCTCCTCGGAACTTGTCCAGTCGGGATTCTCGAACGCCACCGTCCATGGCGAGCACGGGAGGCCGGTGTCTGAAGCATTTGCAAAGCCTGGAATAGATATATCCGTTGATACGATAGGAGCATCAGGCACCC
This genomic window contains:
- a CDS encoding GH92 family glycosyl hydrolase; its protein translation is MSRSLLVVVSAVLTLSPLPLLAARAPAQDLAAEVNPFIGTTNAGNVYPGPTVPFGMVAFSPEMTALPGKRFPIAAPGGYEWRSNGVRGFSLTHVNGTGCTGASGDIPLMPVTLPVELSPSSADAGMRYTSLLDHRKESASPGAYTLTLDNGVAVSLAATARTAVGQFQFPADKPANLLFRTSDSEVGSSDSTLIIDPSTRTVRGSVTSGNFCGYLAEDRRESYYTLHFVAEFDQPFEVGGTWRDDTVQAGAREGGGGTTYGSKGHPPAGKGAGGWISFDATRTPVVTARIGISYVDEAGARANLRRESPQGTTVAATQAATRAKWNDLLGQVRVQGGTPDERTVFYTALYHAMLAPNLHSDADGRYRGMDGRVHALAKRQQAQYANYSGWDVYRSQLQLLTLLQPQVGSDVAQSLLNQADQNGGVWDRWTHITGATGVMNGDPSPPSVAAIHAFGGRSFDLQRAYASLKKAATVPTARDLDTRGCPVLCVGQRPGLDQWLALNYMPEGAPGWGSAADTLEMVSADFGLSELALAAGDVQGARQFRERSGWWRNLYNPKATAQQGYIQPRNADGSWPAFDPAADEGFVEGSGAQYLWMVPFDPAGLFAALGGREASIARLDAFFRKPDGTWAVTKSGPLHAELDNEPSIAAPWLYNFLGQPWKTQETVRQAMRQIWTNTPEGMPGNDDLGQMSSWYVWSALGLYPVYPGRADLVIGSPLFTEAVITRPGAKIVVRARGAAMDAPYVQSLRVDGRASNASWLPASFVQRGGTLDFELGSTKNEQWGAQDVPPSHGPR
- a CDS encoding prolyl oligopeptidase family serine peptidase, producing MLIRRTSLAAAIAVASFGLLAAGPALADYAKPPEQLLKVLKAPPPPVPSVDPSGQRLLLTTAQTYPSIARVAQPYLKLAGVRLEPKNRSRHDTPGGYGIPACVADFSVVEIASGKTTPVTLPQGCAGGAQWSADGRHFAFQNAVADSVQLWVGDAATGQVKQVPGVQLNPIFGSTVQWLGGSNNLLVKLVPANQGAAPSNGGVPTGPDAQESLGSSGESSTYEARDTLTSVHDEKLFAYYGASQLAVVDTASGQVRPVGSAAIFNDVSAAPDGVHVLTESIKPPFSHAVTYQRFANDVAVLDITSGKSTAIASLPLADRVPVHGVPEGPRGFDWRSTDPATLVYAEALDKGDWKVTVPHRDRVLMLKAPFNGKPVEIARTAQRFEGLAWSADPAVSFLFENDENRHWVQTRIVDVDQPKKEGRLLWDMSSDELYGDPGNLVFKRLPNGAAVVRQEGNFVFLRGQGASPQGDRPFLDRLDLGSLKSERLFRSDADAYEQFLGFSNTPGRYLTWHQSVMDPPNAFVRQQGEAVAAAKEGEAQFASTATALTTLTDPTPEVRQIKKQLVTYKRADGVDLSFTLYTPPGYKEGQRVPAILYAYPADFANAAQAGQVSGSQQTFTRLQPYRLMLLAGYAIIDNASFPIVGDPKTAYDTYLEQLEADAKAAVDKAVDMGVVDRNRIGVTGHSHGGLMTANLIAHTNLFKAGVATSGSYNKTFTPFGFQNERRSVWQAQDVYLKASPFFYADKIKLPLLLVHGEDDANPGTEPFQSRKLYQAIRGNGGTTRLVMLPNEPHWYTALESNEQLVSEMLNWFDTYVKNAR